One region of Deinococcus seoulensis genomic DNA includes:
- the lepB gene encoding signal peptidase I, translated as MTSPARNRLGRLWRDWLSPLAFALLLTQFGATAVRVDGVSMLPGLRHGETLLVPKIEGWAHTLGVGTYGRGDTVVFKPPRSAAQEWTRTYRGVTLPWAYRPYLVKRVIGLPGDTVQVQAGTVLVNGRPLNEPRTTTYWNGACHDTASPLANTPPVTVPAGTYFVMGDNRSPGGSLDSRVFGPVGTADIAGRAVASVWPLVTPTNTTPTCDGQPHPEQRVKTGGPQQWNPRLLRSGG; from the coding sequence GTGACCTCCCCTGCCAGGAATCGCCTGGGGCGCCTGTGGCGCGACTGGCTGTCCCCGCTGGCCTTCGCGCTGCTGCTGACGCAGTTCGGCGCGACCGCCGTGCGCGTGGACGGCGTCAGCATGCTGCCCGGCCTGCGCCACGGCGAGACGCTACTCGTCCCGAAAATCGAGGGCTGGGCGCACACCCTGGGCGTCGGCACCTACGGGCGTGGCGACACCGTGGTGTTCAAACCGCCCCGCAGCGCTGCCCAGGAGTGGACGCGCACGTACCGGGGCGTGACCCTTCCCTGGGCGTACCGTCCGTACCTCGTCAAGCGGGTGATCGGACTGCCCGGCGACACCGTGCAGGTTCAGGCGGGCACCGTCCTCGTGAACGGCCGCCCCCTGAACGAACCCCGCACCACCACGTACTGGAACGGGGCCTGCCACGACACGGCCAGCCCCCTGGCGAACACGCCGCCCGTTACCGTCCCGGCCGGAACGTACTTCGTGATGGGCGACAACCGCAGCCCCGGCGGCAGCCTCGACAGCCGCGTATTCGGCCCGGTGGGCACCGCCGACATCGCTGGACGCGCCGTGGCCAGCGTGTGGCCACTGGTCACGCCAACAAACACCACGCCCACCTGCGACGGCCAGCCACACCCCGAGCAGCGTGTGAAGACGGGCGGCCCGCAGCAGTGGAATCCGCGCCTGCTGCGCTCAGGCGGGTGA
- a CDS encoding S8 family serine peptidase: MRATPSALLCLGLTLLLGSLPAPGLTSSALTIPALTIPALPPTTPLPDTLPPSTPLDALPEILPIGTPTPRPAPPLMTAPVNPPAASAAPGTFARTPSDPLFTRQWTLPVIRAPQAWALPAVQAAQPVTVAVLDTGFVTSPELAGRAVNGFDFVSDPARAGDGDGRDADSSGVGPYAYHGEVVANIIAAAHDGRGMAGLNPRARVVHVRVAGTDGQIDVPDLVDGLKWAAGLPVPGVPSNPNPARLLNLSLFADFIPLTRCDPRVQAAVNAVTARGALVIAGAANDGADAGGYSPAGCRNVLTVTSVTAQGARPAYANWGRSVALAAPGGEVGHGVTVSSVSGAGGVRDPNGTSLAAPHVTGVASLLLGVRPNLTPASLRRILTTTAAPFPGGHCDPQPARSCGTGTLNAEAALNSALSSSLGK, translated from the coding sequence ATGCGCGCCACTCCCTCTGCCCTGCTGTGCCTGGGTCTCACGCTGCTGCTGGGCAGCCTGCCCGCCCCGGGCCTGACCAGTTCAGCACTGACCATTCCGGCGCTGACCATTCCGGCGCTGCCGCCCACCACGCCGCTACCAGACACGCTGCCACCCTCCACGCCGCTGGACGCCCTGCCGGAAATTCTGCCGATCGGCACGCCCACGCCCCGGCCCGCGCCGCCGCTGATGACCGCGCCGGTCAATCCCCCGGCGGCCAGCGCGGCGCCCGGAACGTTCGCCCGCACGCCCAGCGACCCACTGTTCACGCGGCAGTGGACGCTGCCGGTCATCCGCGCGCCGCAGGCGTGGGCGCTGCCCGCCGTGCAGGCGGCGCAGCCCGTGACGGTCGCCGTGCTGGACACGGGATTCGTGACCAGTCCGGAACTCGCGGGCCGCGCCGTGAACGGCTTCGATTTCGTGAGCGACCCCGCCCGCGCCGGCGACGGTGACGGCCGGGACGCCGACAGCAGCGGCGTCGGCCCGTACGCGTACCACGGCGAGGTCGTGGCGAACATCATTGCCGCCGCGCACGACGGGCGCGGCATGGCGGGCCTGAATCCACGCGCGCGGGTCGTGCATGTGCGCGTGGCAGGCACGGACGGGCAGATCGACGTGCCGGACCTCGTGGACGGCCTGAAGTGGGCGGCGGGCCTTCCCGTGCCGGGCGTGCCCAGCAACCCGAACCCGGCGCGGCTGCTGAACCTCAGCCTGTTCGCGGATTTCATTCCCCTGACCCGCTGCGACCCGCGCGTGCAGGCCGCCGTGAATGCCGTCACGGCGCGTGGGGCGCTGGTGATCGCGGGGGCCGCGAACGACGGCGCGGACGCCGGGGGGTACTCGCCCGCCGGGTGCCGCAACGTCCTGACCGTCACCAGCGTCACCGCGCAGGGCGCGCGGCCCGCGTACGCCAACTGGGGCCGCAGCGTGGCCCTCGCCGCGCCCGGCGGGGAGGTCGGGCACGGCGTGACCGTCAGCAGCGTCAGCGGCGCGGGCGGCGTGCGCGACCCGAACGGCACCAGCCTCGCCGCGCCGCACGTGACGGGTGTCGCCAGCCTGCTGCTGGGCGTGCGGCCCAACCTGACGCCCGCCTCGCTACGCCGCATCCTGACCACCACCGCCGCGCCCTTTCCCGGAGGTCACTGCGACCCGCAGCCCGCCCGCAGCTGCGGCACCGGCACCCTGAACGCCGAGGCCGCCCTGAACAGCGCGCTGTCCAGCAGCCTGGGGAAGTGA
- the glgX gene encoding glycogen debranching protein GlgX — MTDPTPPRLHPGRPYPLGASWDGQGTNFALYSENATGVELCLFDEHGTETRVALREQTAFVWHGYLPDVKPGQRYGYRVHGEYAPERGLRFNPNVVLLDPYAKALDGTERFDEGVFGYVPGTDDTQMQQEDQRGSPLGIVTDSNFDWRGDHRPNIPFHQAVIYEAHVKGLTMTHPLVPEELRGTYAGIACEPILFYLRELGITSIELMPVHQHVDDPFLLDKGLTNYWGYSTLSFFAPDVRYSAEARRGNPAGAVDEFKNMVKALHESGIEVILDVVYNHTAEGNHMGPTMSFKGIDNPTYYRLVAEDPRFYFDYTGTGNSLNVRHPQTLQLIMDSLRYWVTEMHVDGFRFDLASTLARGLHEVDQLSGFFTIIHQDPIISQVKLIAEPWDVGEGGYQVGNFPVNWAEWNGIYRDDMRAFWKGDGGLASEIGYRLTGSSDLYQNDGRKPYASINFVTAHDGFTLRDTVTYEQKHNDANQEGGNDGHNHNITWNCGVEGETEDADINALRARQQRNFLATLLLGQGTPMLLGGDEIGRTQGGNNNAYCQDNEISWYDWANLDEELLAFTKKVIRLRKNHPALHRRKFFSGRTIRGEDVRDIVWLRFDGAEMSDEDWNNPQTQSMGIFLDGNGLDDVDSEGQPLLDDHLLLLLNASHVDLPFTLPDLAGCQNWELLLDTGDDHATETPAAGEETQLQARSVKLYRCPRQ; from the coding sequence ATGACCGACCCCACCCCACCCCGCCTTCACCCCGGCCGCCCCTACCCCCTGGGAGCCAGCTGGGACGGCCAGGGCACCAACTTCGCGCTGTACTCCGAGAACGCCACAGGCGTCGAACTGTGCCTGTTCGACGAGCACGGCACCGAGACCCGCGTGGCCCTGCGCGAGCAGACCGCCTTCGTGTGGCACGGTTACCTGCCGGACGTGAAACCGGGGCAGCGCTACGGCTACCGCGTGCACGGCGAGTACGCGCCCGAACGCGGCCTGCGCTTCAACCCCAACGTGGTCCTGCTCGACCCCTACGCCAAGGCGCTCGACGGCACGGAACGCTTCGACGAGGGCGTGTTCGGGTACGTGCCCGGCACCGACGACACCCAGATGCAGCAGGAGGATCAGCGCGGCTCGCCGCTGGGCATCGTCACGGACTCCAACTTCGACTGGCGCGGCGACCACCGCCCGAACATCCCGTTCCATCAGGCGGTCATCTACGAGGCGCACGTCAAGGGCCTGACCATGACGCACCCCCTCGTGCCCGAGGAACTGCGCGGCACGTACGCCGGGATCGCCTGCGAACCCATCCTGTTCTACCTGCGCGAACTGGGCATCACCAGCATCGAACTGATGCCCGTGCACCAGCACGTGGACGACCCCTTCCTGCTCGACAAGGGCCTGACCAACTACTGGGGCTACAGCACCCTGTCGTTCTTCGCGCCCGACGTGCGCTACAGCGCCGAGGCGCGCCGCGGCAACCCCGCCGGGGCCGTGGACGAGTTCAAGAACATGGTCAAGGCGCTGCACGAATCCGGTATCGAGGTCATCCTGGACGTGGTGTACAACCACACCGCCGAAGGCAACCACATGGGGCCGACCATGTCCTTCAAGGGCATCGACAACCCCACGTACTACCGGCTGGTCGCCGAGGACCCCCGCTTCTACTTCGATTACACCGGCACCGGCAACAGCCTGAACGTCCGCCACCCGCAGACGCTGCAACTGATCATGGACAGCCTGCGTTACTGGGTGACCGAGATGCACGTCGACGGCTTCCGCTTCGACCTGGCCAGCACCCTGGCGCGCGGCCTGCACGAGGTCGATCAGCTGTCGGGCTTCTTCACGATCATTCACCAGGACCCGATCATCAGTCAGGTGAAACTGATCGCCGAACCGTGGGACGTGGGCGAGGGCGGCTACCAGGTCGGGAACTTCCCGGTCAACTGGGCCGAATGGAACGGCATCTACCGTGACGACATGCGCGCCTTCTGGAAAGGTGACGGCGGACTGGCCAGCGAGATCGGGTACCGCCTGACCGGCAGCAGCGACCTGTACCAGAACGACGGCCGCAAACCCTACGCCAGCATCAACTTCGTGACCGCCCACGACGGCTTCACGCTGCGTGACACCGTCACGTACGAGCAGAAGCACAACGACGCCAACCAGGAAGGCGGCAACGACGGCCACAACCACAACATCACCTGGAACTGCGGCGTGGAAGGCGAAACCGAGGACGCCGACATCAACGCGCTGCGCGCCCGCCAGCAACGCAACTTCCTGGCGACCCTGCTGCTGGGGCAGGGCACCCCGATGCTGCTGGGCGGCGACGAGATCGGCCGCACGCAGGGCGGCAACAACAACGCCTACTGCCAGGACAACGAGATCAGCTGGTACGACTGGGCGAACCTCGACGAGGAACTGCTGGCGTTCACCAAGAAAGTCATCCGTCTGCGCAAGAACCACCCGGCGCTGCACCGCCGCAAGTTCTTCAGCGGTCGCACCATCCGCGGCGAGGACGTGCGCGACATCGTCTGGCTGCGCTTCGACGGCGCCGAGATGAGCGACGAGGACTGGAACAACCCGCAGACGCAGAGCATGGGCATCTTCTTGGACGGCAACGGCCTGGACGACGTGGACAGCGAGGGCCAGCCCCTGCTGGACGACCACCTGCTGCTGCTGCTGAACGCCTCGCACGTGGACCTGCCGTTCACGCTGCCGGACCTCGCAGGCTGCCAGAACTGGGAACTGCTGCTGGACACCGGTGACGACCACGCGACCGAAACCCCGGCCGCCGGAGAGGAAACACAGCTTCAGGCCCGCAGCGTCAAACTGTACCGCTGCCCCCGCCAGTAA
- a CDS encoding ABC transporter substrate-binding protein, with amino-acid sequence MKRALLPLLTLSLIASASAQQAKELRLGVFPNVTHAAGLVGVQRGLIQKNLPGGVKLVVKEFANGSQINEAFAAGAIDAAYVGPGPAMNAFMRGVPIQVYAGAANAGAVLVARGDSGVRNVKGLSGKKVAVPTRGSTQDISLRHLLHENGLKATDEGGTVSIVPIDPANMPAAFASKQVDAALVQEPWGAVMETQGAKLIVNEKGIWEGGNYTTTVLTVNTKYAAANPDTLRGLLKGHLAAINYIKGSNAGAQKSVAEQIYAFTGKRPNTAELFKALARTKVTWDINLKTLAEYAQLNREAGFARDVPDLNRFVNLDLIRSLAR; translated from the coding sequence ATGAAGCGCGCCCTCCTCCCCCTCCTGACTCTCTCCCTGATCGCCAGCGCCAGCGCCCAGCAGGCGAAAGAATTGCGCCTGGGCGTGTTCCCGAACGTCACGCACGCCGCCGGACTGGTCGGCGTGCAGCGCGGCCTGATCCAGAAGAACCTGCCGGGCGGCGTGAAACTGGTCGTCAAGGAATTCGCGAACGGCAGTCAGATCAACGAGGCCTTCGCGGCGGGCGCCATCGACGCCGCGTACGTCGGCCCTGGCCCGGCCATGAACGCCTTCATGCGTGGCGTGCCCATTCAGGTGTACGCCGGGGCCGCGAACGCCGGGGCGGTGCTGGTGGCGCGGGGGGACAGCGGCGTGCGGAACGTCAAGGGCCTGAGCGGGAAGAAGGTCGCGGTGCCCACGCGCGGCAGCACGCAGGACATCAGCCTGCGCCACCTGCTGCACGAGAACGGCCTGAAAGCCACGGACGAGGGCGGCACCGTCAGCATCGTGCCCATTGACCCGGCGAACATGCCCGCCGCCTTCGCCAGCAAACAGGTGGACGCCGCGCTGGTGCAGGAACCCTGGGGCGCCGTCATGGAAACGCAGGGCGCCAAGCTCATCGTGAACGAGAAGGGCATCTGGGAGGGCGGCAACTACACCACCACCGTCCTGACCGTGAACACCAAGTACGCCGCCGCGAACCCCGACACGCTCAGGGGTCTGCTGAAAGGGCACCTCGCCGCGATCAACTACATCAAGGGCAGCAACGCGGGCGCGCAGAAGTCCGTCGCCGAGCAGATCTACGCGTTCACCGGCAAGCGCCCCAACACCGCCGAGCTGTTCAAGGCGCTGGCCCGCACGAAGGTCACCTGGGACATCAACCTGAAAACCCTCGCGGAGTACGCCCAACTGAACCGCGAGGCGGGCTTCGCGCGGGACGTGCCGGACCTGAACCGCTTCGTGAACCTGGACCTGATCCGCAGCCTCGCCAGGTAA
- a CDS encoding App1 family protein encodes MNPVTTAFKTVQPMLERALLAADQAFAAFVQPRRARGKLLLQPYVGWGTPAQVELTGRVLLPRTMQPPRKGDRRLRNAQNVLRRLLSREVGGVRVTGTLDGQQVSAVSDADGYFTLIFTPQMPLSGGWHQVTLCLDGRDVTATARVQVVADARFGIISDLDDTVIQSDVTSLPRMLATVLTGNARTRLPFPGVGALYRALTRDGEARNPIFYVSSSPWNFFDLLWQFLDYRRIPLGPMFLRNWGVDLLGGHGGYKHGVIERIFTRFPDLKFVLIGDSGEKDPEIYAEVVRRHPGRVLAVYIRDVTEGARDSGVLKLREEVRRAGADLVLAADSLNAASHAMAMGLITAGEYRSVLTSVARTYET; translated from the coding sequence GTGAATCCAGTAACGACTGCGTTCAAGACCGTGCAGCCCATGCTGGAAAGGGCGCTGCTGGCCGCCGATCAGGCGTTCGCCGCGTTCGTGCAGCCCCGGCGCGCCCGCGGCAAACTGCTGCTGCAACCCTACGTCGGGTGGGGCACCCCCGCCCAGGTGGAACTGACCGGCCGGGTGCTGCTGCCCCGCACCATGCAGCCTCCCCGCAAGGGCGACCGCCGCCTGCGCAACGCGCAGAACGTCCTGCGCCGCCTGCTGTCGCGCGAGGTGGGCGGCGTGCGGGTCACGGGCACCCTGGACGGCCAGCAGGTCAGCGCCGTCAGTGACGCCGACGGGTACTTCACGCTGATCTTCACGCCGCAGATGCCGCTGTCCGGCGGCTGGCATCAGGTGACGCTGTGCCTCGACGGGCGCGACGTGACCGCCACCGCCCGCGTGCAGGTCGTCGCGGACGCCCGCTTCGGCATCATCAGCGACCTCGACGACACCGTCATCCAGTCCGACGTGACCAGCCTGCCGCGCATGCTCGCCACCGTCCTGACCGGTAACGCCCGCACCCGCCTGCCGTTTCCCGGCGTGGGCGCCCTGTACCGCGCCCTGACCCGCGACGGCGAGGCCCGCAACCCGATCTTCTACGTCAGCAGCAGCCCCTGGAATTTCTTCGATCTGCTGTGGCAGTTCCTGGATTACCGCCGCATTCCGCTGGGACCGATGTTCCTGCGGAACTGGGGCGTGGACCTGCTCGGCGGGCACGGCGGGTACAAGCACGGCGTGATCGAACGGATCTTCACGCGCTTCCCGGACCTGAAGTTCGTCCTGATCGGCGACAGCGGCGAGAAGGACCCGGAAATCTACGCCGAGGTCGTGCGCCGCCACCCGGGCCGCGTGCTGGCCGTGTACATCCGCGACGTGACCGAAGGTGCCCGTGACAGCGGCGTCCTGAAACTCCGCGAGGAGGTGCGCCGCGCCGGAGCGGACCTCGTGCTGGCCGCCGACAGCCTGAACGCCGCCAGTCACGCCATGGCGATGGGCCTGATCACCGCCGGAGAGTACCGCAGCGTCCTGACCAGCGTGGCCCGCACCTACGAAACCTGA
- a CDS encoding SDR family NAD(P)-dependent oxidoreductase: MTAPTPPWNTARPVVVLTGASSGIGRATATELAALGYALVLAARREDELLALARRLDPSGHRVIAVPTDVTSPDSRRALIAAAHAHFGRIDVLINNAGVTVERGWWWDDPDPLRVLRVNLDAPIELTRLVLPEMRGRRSGHVVNIGSVAGQAATNGMYSASKYGIRGFSLGLRRELLGSGVNVSLVSPGFVKSEMTASARLPMPGPEVVARAVAGVLLRPRREVIVPRVYHLFAWLDRRFPALGDRVVRRLIVRRYDHSGQ, encoded by the coding sequence ATGACGGCCCCCACCCCTCCGTGGAACACGGCCCGCCCGGTCGTGGTCCTGACCGGCGCGTCCAGCGGGATCGGGCGGGCCACGGCCACGGAACTCGCCGCGCTGGGGTACGCGCTGGTCCTCGCCGCGCGCCGCGAGGACGAACTGCTTGCCCTGGCCCGCCGCCTCGACCCGTCCGGGCACCGCGTGATCGCCGTGCCGACCGACGTGACCAGCCCCGATTCGCGCCGCGCGCTGATCGCCGCCGCGCACGCGCACTTCGGCCGGATCGACGTGCTGATCAACAATGCGGGCGTCACCGTCGAGCGGGGCTGGTGGTGGGATGACCCGGACCCGCTGCGCGTCCTGCGCGTGAACCTCGACGCGCCCATCGAACTGACCCGGCTGGTTCTGCCCGAGATGCGCGGGCGGCGCAGCGGTCACGTCGTGAACATCGGTTCGGTGGCCGGTCAGGCCGCCACGAACGGCATGTACTCCGCCAGCAAGTACGGCATCCGGGGGTTCAGCCTCGGTCTGCGCCGCGAACTGCTGGGCAGCGGCGTGAACGTCAGTCTCGTCTCGCCGGGCTTCGTGAAGAGCGAGATGACCGCCAGCGCCCGCCTCCCCATGCCCGGCCCCGAGGTCGTGGCCCGCGCCGTGGCGGGCGTGCTGCTGCGCCCCCGTCGCGAGGTGATCGTGCCGCGCGTGTACCACCTGTTCGCGTGGCTCGACCGCCGCTTCCCGGCCCTGGGCGACCGCGTGGTGCGCCGGCTGATCGTGCGCCGCTACGACCACAGCGGGCAGTAG
- a CDS encoding PadR family transcriptional regulator produces the protein MDTNLFKGNLDLILLSVLEREGGYGQDIAKRVSAVTQGSITLNAGSLYPALHRLEKGGFLSAAETTPTRGGPPVRTYTLTDAGHAELRRRRDSYRAFDAALRSLW, from the coding sequence GTGGATACGAACCTGTTCAAGGGCAACCTGGACCTGATCCTCCTGAGCGTCCTGGAACGCGAGGGCGGGTACGGGCAGGACATTGCCAAGCGCGTCAGCGCCGTCACCCAGGGCAGCATCACCCTGAACGCCGGGAGCCTGTACCCGGCCCTGCACCGCCTGGAGAAGGGCGGGTTCCTGAGCGCCGCCGAGACGACCCCCACCCGTGGTGGCCCCCCGGTCCGCACGTACACCCTGACCGACGCGGGCCACGCCGAACTGCGCCGCAGACGTGATTCGTACCGCGCTTTCGACGCAGCTCTGCGGAGCCTGTGGTGA
- a CDS encoding FAD-binding domain-containing protein has protein sequence MTDPVRLPLDLPDDQLPRVLGEALAGLYTGEPRLPARAGGRTAGLAALHAWTGEGYAGRNFLGGNVSRLSMYLRHGMLGLREVAAHARAVMRGRGRDEFLRQLTWAEFYRLVLRQEGARVLGNLEDPKYPARWTDTLPDDVRGARTGLPCADAWVTHLVRDGWLHNHERLWFAAYLVHWRGVDWRAGYALFREHLLDGDIANNALSWQWVASTFSNKPYFMNQENIDRYSGGRWCRTCRAACPFRASYGELETQLFGTQP, from the coding sequence ATGACCGACCCCGTCCGCCTGCCACTCGACCTGCCGGACGATCAGTTGCCGCGCGTGCTGGGCGAGGCCCTGGCTGGCCTGTACACGGGCGAGCCGCGCCTCCCGGCCCGCGCGGGGGGCCGCACGGCGGGACTGGCGGCCCTGCACGCCTGGACGGGCGAGGGGTACGCGGGCCGGAACTTCCTGGGTGGGAACGTGTCGCGCCTGAGCATGTACCTGCGTCACGGCATGCTGGGTCTGCGCGAGGTGGCCGCGCATGCCCGCGCCGTCATGCGGGGCCGCGGGCGGGACGAGTTCCTGCGGCAGTTGACCTGGGCGGAGTTCTACCGGCTGGTGCTGCGTCAGGAGGGCGCGCGGGTCCTGGGGAACCTGGAGGACCCCAAGTACCCCGCCCGCTGGACAGACACCCTGCCGGACGACGTGCGCGGGGCCCGCACCGGGCTGCCCTGCGCGGACGCCTGGGTCACGCACCTGGTCCGGGACGGGTGGCTGCACAACCACGAGCGGCTGTGGTTTGCGGCGTACCTGGTGCACTGGCGCGGCGTGGACTGGCGGGCCGGGTACGCCCTGTTCCGCGAGCACCTGCTCGACGGGGACATTGCGAACAACGCCCTGTCGTGGCAGTGGGTGGCGAGCACGTTCAGCAACAAGCCGTACTTCATGAATCAGGAGAACATCGACCGGTACAGCGGCGGCCGGTGGTGCCGTACGTGCCGGGCCGCCTGTCCGTTCCGCGCTTCTTACGGGGAACTCGAAACGCAGCTGTTCGGGACGCAGCCGTGA
- a CDS encoding SDR family oxidoreductase codes for MSDQNARQSQPQFEMQDPRAQYPAPPFPRQPQEAPGLASAMQPLPDHGEDSYVGLGRLRGRRALITGADSGIGRAVAIAFAREGADVALNYLPDEEQDAREVVALIEAEGRRAVALPGDITDEAFSRELVTRAVKELGGLDILVNNAGKQVTQPGIADITTEQFDLTFRTNVYAMFWITQEAVRHMGAGGSIINTTSIQAYRPSPTLLDYASTKAAIVAFTQALAQQLGEKGIRVNAVAPGPFWTPLQPSGGQTQEKVMEFGKETPFGRPGQPAELAAMYVFLASQESSYTSGSTLGATGGMVLF; via the coding sequence ATGAGTGACCAGAACGCCCGTCAGAGCCAGCCGCAGTTCGAGATGCAGGACCCCCGCGCGCAGTACCCGGCGCCGCCGTTCCCGCGTCAGCCGCAGGAGGCGCCGGGGCTGGCGTCGGCCATGCAGCCGCTGCCGGATCACGGTGAGGACAGTTACGTGGGCCTGGGCCGCCTGCGGGGCCGCCGTGCGCTGATTACGGGCGCGGATTCCGGGATCGGGCGGGCCGTGGCAATCGCCTTCGCCCGCGAGGGTGCGGACGTCGCCCTGAACTACCTGCCGGACGAGGAACAGGACGCGCGTGAGGTCGTGGCGCTGATCGAGGCGGAGGGCCGCCGGGCCGTGGCGTTGCCGGGCGACATCACGGACGAGGCGTTCAGCCGCGAGCTGGTCACGCGCGCCGTGAAGGAACTGGGCGGGCTGGACATCCTGGTGAACAACGCCGGGAAGCAGGTGACGCAGCCGGGCATCGCGGACATCACCACCGAGCAGTTCGACCTGACGTTCCGCACGAACGTGTACGCCATGTTCTGGATCACGCAGGAAGCCGTGCGGCACATGGGCGCGGGGGGCAGCATCATCAACACGACCAGCATCCAGGCGTACCGGCCCAGCCCGACCCTGCTGGACTACGCGAGCACCAAGGCGGCGATCGTGGCGTTCACGCAGGCGCTCGCGCAGCAACTGGGCGAGAAGGGCATCCGCGTGAACGCCGTGGCGCCCGGCCCGTTCTGGACGCCCCTGCAACCCAGCGGCGGCCAGACGCAGGAGAAGGTCATGGAGTTCGGGAAGGAAACCCCGTTTGGCCGCCCCGGCCAGCCGGCCGAACTGGCCGCCATGTACGTGTTCCTGGCGTCCCAGGAGAGCAGTTACACGAGCGGCAGCACGCTCGGCGCGACTGGAGGCATGGTCCTGTTCTGA
- a CDS encoding isocitrate lyase/PEP mutase family protein — MLAALERTLNAVTVPVTADLEGGYADTPQGVADTVRAALSLGAAGLNLEDATGQPDRPLLPADGQVDRLRAARAAADALGVPAYLNARTDTYLSGYGDTDADRLDETVRRGRAYLQAGADSVFVPGLTDPPTLRTLRDRLGGPLAVMYAPGGPDAHILLRAGASRVSTGPSLFLAALGHAATLSAQFRERGTLDTPGALPFGTVQGWFSRSPA, encoded by the coding sequence CTGCTGGCTGCACTGGAACGCACCCTGAACGCCGTGACCGTGCCCGTCACCGCCGACCTGGAAGGCGGGTATGCCGACACGCCGCAGGGCGTGGCCGACACGGTCCGCGCCGCCCTGAGCCTGGGCGCGGCGGGCCTGAACCTCGAAGACGCCACCGGGCAGCCTGACCGGCCTCTGCTGCCAGCGGATGGGCAGGTGGACCGGCTGCGGGCCGCGCGTGCCGCTGCCGATGCGCTGGGCGTTCCCGCGTACCTGAACGCCCGCACCGACACGTACCTCAGCGGGTACGGCGACACCGACGCCGACAGACTGGACGAGACGGTCCGTCGGGGCCGCGCGTACCTGCAAGCCGGGGCGGACAGCGTGTTCGTGCCCGGCCTGACCGACCCGCCCACCCTCCGCACGCTGCGCGACCGCCTGGGCGGCCCGCTGGCCGTCATGTACGCCCCCGGCGGACCGGACGCCCACATCCTGCTGCGCGCCGGGGCCAGCCGCGTCAGCACCGGTCCCTCCCTGTTTCTGGCTGCGCTGGGCCACGCTGCCACTCTGTCTGCACAGTTCCGGGAGCGCGGCACGCTCGACACGCCCGGCGCGCTGCCTTTCGGGACGGTGCAGGGCTGGTTCAGCCGTTCACCCGCCTGA